The window taagaccttgtctctaagtaacatacaaaatatatatatgatgcaGAAAATCCAAATGATGAAATACTACATAgtcaataaaaatgtcaaatgttttaaaacatcaaaaatgtTGGCAGGATATTTAAGATAAAAGAGTGggttctaaaatattttacactgtttttctcatttcaacaTTTGTCTTTCTAAGTTGTGCATGTACATTTTTCTGGGTGTTGGAATGACAAgtgattttctcttttcatcttgtagttttttttgggggggagtggtGGCGggggtataccagggattgaactctggggcattcagccattgagccacatccccaggcctattttgtattttatttagagacagggtctcactgagttgtttagcacctcgcttttgctgaggctggctttgaattaaggatcctcctgcctcaaggcttcagagctgctgggattacaggtgtgtgccactgtgccccatCAATCTTTTTTTTGACTTTATAATTCCTAAATGCTTTAACACAAAAGCATATTGTTTGCAATCTGACAATGAATAATAACTTTCCACTAGATCCATTATAATCTGGACCCCTCTTCACTTCTTCACTGTcaactcttctctctttaaaTCCTCCAACTTTATGAACATCCTTTTCTAAAGCTGCTACTGATTGAGAAGCCTTGCATTAAACTTTGTAAGCATAATTTTATTCGACCTTCAGAAGATGCTACTCTTTGTCCAACCTATCTATTTTGTAAAACTAAGTCATAGGGTAATAAAGTATGATTTATAGGTTCAAAGCTGGGCTTGGAACCCAGGTTCCCAGATCCAGGTCACATTCTCTTATCCACTACCCTATATTACCTCTTTTTCAAAACCTGATAATGTTGAAGTAATAATTGGTGGTAATGCAAAACAAGAGTGAAATCAAGTAGACTTTTATAGACACTAGACACTAGCTGCTTttcttgattcttattttttattgttttcttgagTTTAATTTAATTCCACTATCAAACATTCTCAGTATTTCttactttaaagagaaaaaaaaaaacagcacaagtTAGCACCAGCAAGAGTTGGAAGTGAGTCCAATGTACACTgctggatgaatgggtaaaccaAACTTGGTATgctcatacaatggaatattattttgctctaaaaagaaggaaatcctatcATATGCTGCATCATGGATGGATCCTGAGACTGTTACGCTAAGTGAAATGAACCAGTCACAAGAAGACAAAAGTTATGAGTCTTCTTATATgcaactcatagaaacagaaaatgcagtGATGGTTTCCAGTGGCTTATGGAGCAAGAAAAATATAGGGTTTTGCTCAATAGATATAGAGTttgttttacaagatgaaaaataTAGGTGAAATACTgctgaactgtatacttaaaatggtAAAGATGATAAGTATTActgttttaccacaatttttttaaaaattatttttgcttaaaaatagtaaatctttACAGCTTTCATTTATCTTATTATTCCTTGTATCCATTATCTAATTTTTGTTTACCTGTTTTATTACTGAATTTATCTTGCATCTATTTAGCAGTTACTGCTTCTGTTTTGTATCATACCACTGACTCCTCAAATCCTTTCATCCTCATTATTATTTCCATGAGTGTATTATAACAATTTCATTGAAGCAAAGATCTTTTATCATTTCATATCCTCCTCAATCTCTATGGCATGTGACATAACTTAActataaatatatctttaaatcaCTTGGCAATTGTCAGAGACTGTATCTCGTggcttttgttcttttattatgCTATAGCATAAGAATGTTCTCTAAAACCCATCTCCAAGATGGTACTTTTATGTTTTCGTAATTACCAATATCCCATGTGGACaaacaaatcacaaaagaaagcaaatgataGTATTAGAAAATGATGAGTCCTTATCTCAGTGGTTATTTTAAACAGCTTATTGGAGGGAAAATTGACATATAAACAAGgtgtatatttaaggtatacaacttgatgttttgatacatatacATTGGGAAATGATCATCACAATTAAGGTAATTAATGTACCTACCACCTCCAcatcttaacatttttcttctcccGTCTATGGTGAGAAAACCTTATTTCAGGCCTACCCTTTTCCCAGACTTCAGGTATAAAATCCATTAACTGTAGTCAATGTAATGTATACTAGATCTCCAGCACTTACTTATCTTAGATAACTGGAATATTAGACCCTTTGATCAGCATCActccatttctccttttcctcagcttcttttaattattttctaatactttaaattttctatcttCTACCAATATCCACAGCATAAATACTCATGTCTTTCCTTGCCTTCTATACCAGCCTAAGCCACAAATACAGTGTAGTTCTAAACTTCATAGTCTTTCACAGGAATATATCTGTCCCTTTGGCTTTAAACATCATTACATGCCTACAGTCAACTTTAATAGAACCACTTTCTAGAGCTTTTAATCACTCTATAAGgcaatgttgatttttatttccataatggCCAGAAAAGGATTTGTGTAATACCTCATTTTGTACAGTTGTTACATTATCTTCTATTAGTTTACGTGTGTCTGATCTGGGTTGCAGCTTCAAGACCATTAACATGTGACTTATTTCTATCATCTATATTTCAATAGTACATCACACATAATAGGGTTGAATATAGTTacgtgaatgaatgaataggctCTTGCCAACACTTTCACGCTAACACATTCACTCTTATGAGAGGAgtatgagagagaagagagggcacAAAACACTGAGATACTGAGCACTGACTTCAGGATGCTAAGGTCTTGAATTAGCAACCAACAGAATCATCACCAGATTAAAAAGCTCAGGAGCTCACTACCAGCCATGTCTCAATGGCTGAGGATGAGTTCAGTTCTCTTAAGGACAGGGAAGAGGGCTGGATGTGCAGCCCACTGTGGCCATCCAGGGAAGTCTGAGCTCAACAAGTCCCTTGCAAGACTGGAAGCTCAGATTTTAGCCTGATCCTATCAGTTCCCAATGCCCAAACACATTAATTAAAGAGAATGAGGGAGTACTCTGAGACAGCCAGAGGCAGAGGAGAATCTCTAGATTAGCCTTTAGTGCCAAAGGAGAGGCAGTGGGTGTCCACAGCCCTTGTAGTCACTCTGGTACCCTTTGTCAAGACCTTAACTATCTTCAGAGGAACTGCAGAACAGGATTCATGAAGAGAATCTATTGTCTCTAGAAGCCAGctaagaaagagacaaaaaagcCCCCCTCTCCATGAAGAAAATCAAGATTCAGACTGATTAAAAGTATGAACCCTCTCAGCATCTTACCTACTCTCACCTGGAGCACTGGCAGGTGTAAGCCCAGGAAGTGAGTGCAGTGATGCAGAGGATTAGCAAGTGATGAAATGTGCAGATCTGCAGCCTGCTAATTCTTCTCCTAATAGGCAACCTCCACTGCATCTTCTCAAATATGGTGAGGTTGGGACATCATCTTACCCTGTCCCTAGGCAAGAAGTACTATTTCAATATAGGACACAATCCCAAATCATAAGGAACAAACCTGGAGGATCTTCCTGAAGGAAGTCTTCAAACCTGAGGTCCTGGGAGCTGTTATACTCAGGGAATTCCCTGGAGCAACCAGTGCAGTGAACTTTCTTAACCTTTCTACAAtaaggcatttaaaaatgatcTGAAACTGAAATACCTGATTCTCATCTGACATCGAATACTATGCTGATGTTCCTCTAACCACCCTGTGGCCCTCTGGGATTTCCAGGTCtttgtctaaatttttaaaatactgcttcCAAAAATGATGATACTGTAGAATGTGGCTGATAGAAGTGCAGTCTTCCCTCAGTAGATGTAGGGCATTTATTCCAGGACCTCTGCAGACACCAAAATCCTTGGATGTTCAGGTCCCTCATATAAAATAGAGTAGTATCTACATATAAGCTATTAACATCCTCCtatctatttaaaataatctccagattacttataatGCCCAAGACATTCTTGACATGAATAGATGATTGTTTACAGAAAGTCTGGATATAAAGGACCAATGATATATTCTTCATCATCTGCATGATATCCTCCAAACTAAGAGGATTCAAAACTTATGTCTGTATTTGAACTCCAAAATGTCCTAATTATACTATTAGAGGAAAAACACACTAGAGGTACATGGTATAGTCCCAGATATCTGACTATTTAAATGAAGGTTATTTTCTGTGgttattgaaatacagaagaataaTGTGAAAGCGGAGTCAGCACAAAACACAATCCATATAAACAAATTCAAAGATCATTCGTGATTTTCTCATATAGATCCTCACCTTAGCTTCTTCCCCATCATCAGTAGATTTCATAGGCAAGACTTGCAAGGCTATTTGaatcctctctcttttctccttggaCATCCTCTCTATTCACCTGTCTTGTTATCTCCTCTGGCTCGTTGTTGCCACAACCTTGGCTCAGACCCTCATCTCTTACCTGTGCTAAACCTCTAGCTCACTGATGGATTTTCTTGCTTCCAAGATTATCCTTTTACCATTCATTCTCCACACAACCCTCAAAGCAATTTTTTCAAAACACACCAGGGATGGCTTTCTATGGATCCAAAGTAAAATCAGTCACCTTGTCAGAAATTCCATTGCTGTTGAAGGGTTGGATTGTGTCATCCAGAAAAATATGTTCACATGGAAGCTCTGAATGTGACCTCCTTCAAATAAGTTCTTTGCAGTTGTAATGAGTATAATCTGGGAATAACATCATCCTGGGTAAGGGTGGGTCACAAATCTAATAAAAAGTATCTTTATAAAATTAGAGACGGAGAGACACGGAAggaaggccatgtgaagacagTGACAGATATTGGAGTTAATGCTGTCACAGCCAAAGATCCCTACAACCCACCAGAAGCCACCAGTGCTACATCCTATGGAAGAAACTTGGCTGCCTCTGTTTATTACTCGCCACCTGCCCAACTTTCCTGGGAGAACAGTGACTCCAGAATCTGGGGCTGAGtcactatttcttaaaaatagacaaacatCTTGAGTTTTTCTtgctctaatatttatttttaccaatatTTGGATTCTTCTGGTTCCTTTGGATAGAAGGAGGGGAAGAATACTGAGTTCAGAAATGTACAAAATTGTTTCTAGCAATAGAGAAGTTACTAGATAGGTGGGTTTGAATACTAGAGAAATATCtcagataaacaatgaaattgaattatttcaaaagatttttcaAGTGTGTTCTTTCTTACATTGTAATGATGCAGTACCtgattctgattatttttttctcatgccaTATTTGATATGTCAACTATATATTGTTATAAGTCATCTATTGACCTAAAATGCTGCtttagccagatgcagtggcacacacctgtaatcccagcaacttgggaggctgaagcaggaggatagtaagttcaaagccacccacagcaatggcgaggtgctaagcaactcagtgagatccttgtctctaaataaaatacaaaatagggttgggtatgtggctcagtggttgagtgcccataaattcagtccccagtacccaccgCCCCTCcctgtccaccaaaaaaaaaaatgctgctttaATACTTtagaaaagggagaaggagaggaatgTGAACTGAAActgaattccatgcatgtgtgattttCTCAGGATAAACTCAACTACTATATAGAACTattatgctctaataaaaaataaagaaatataaatattataatatatataaattcataatttaattatatagGCTTTGGGCTAATAGATCtatgttttttaaagttctttagtTGAATTTTCTTGCTTTCCCCAATATTTAGAAATGGTTCAGTGTCTGATGAAAGCAGCATGCTGAATTCACCAACTGTGTATTTCTTTGTATAGGATCATGTTTATTCATGATATCTAAAAATACTACACATCACGCTTGTGTAGTGAATCCATTCTTGCACATTTGATCTCCCATTCTACACACAATACATTCAACACAGAGAATGAAGTGCATTCGATATGAAGGGCAAGCCAGGGGTATTGAAGCAGAGCAGCCAGATGTCAGTGTGTTGAACTTTGATTTCATCAGGACTTTCTCGTTTTCTCTACCCTATGTCATCCTTTCCTCTAATTGCTGTTTGTACATTTGTTAATAAAACTTCACAAAGTGAGAGGTGAACTCCAAGTGTAAACTACTTCCTGCAAAATAATAATGTGTTTCTAGACTCTTCCCACTTCATGAAAGGAGGGTTGGGCAAGATGAGCAGCACTCTTCTCCTCATGCCAAGGTTCCCCACAAAGGGACTCTTCCCCACAAAGGGAATCCTTCTCCATGGTAGAAAGATAGGACAAGCCAGTGGCATATGTGTAAATCTGGGAAAGGAAGTACAACTAAGGGATGCTTGTGCCATAAGACTTTCACCAAGAGAAACAGAGAACCATGGGGGAAAATGGCTAGCACTGACATGATCTACTGCTGTGTTTTCATGACCCACAGGCCCTGCAATCAGGATGGGAATTGGTAGAATTCCTGCATACCAATGATATATTGGGTTTATTCCACTTCACACCTATAGTGACACATTCAGTTGGGTCTGGTGAATAAGACAACTGGATTTTCTTCTAAAGCGGGGACAGCAAGTAGCTGCAGGTATGTTATCAGTGGTGCTTCTGCCCTATTGTTAtaacaatatttagaaaaagcTAAAGGGACTAATTCATCCTACAAAACAAACTCCAATATTTCCCCTTAGATGTCAGCCATTCAGTTCTACTTCCCACAGAGATCTTAATGGATAGTGTCAAAATCTACAGAGGAGAGGTGAGCATGTCAGAGGGAAGAGAAGCTGTGGAGTACTGTGATATCACAGGGTTTTTCACATGACATTTCTGGTATAGGAAGTTTGTTCTCAATTCTTGTTTCCTCAAACCAGCAATTATCCTAAGAGAGAGACAGTGTATGAGATATTAAAGTCTGTTGCTGGGCCTTGTTATTTACATTAACAGTTCTCTCCAATTGTGGTTGGATTGTCTATAACAGTAGATTGGACTtctacagatattttttaaatgctgctaCTATCAGAGTTTCATGGAACAAAAATCACTGACATTTTTCTTACAGGAAATTGTGGAATCTAGTCTTTTAATATTTGTCAGGATTTTAAGATGCATAAGTGGCTATGGATAGTACTGGCATGAGTTTAGCAAGTAGTTGTAGAGCTTAGAGCCAAAGGAAATATCCCTGTATGAAAATAGATTGGTGCACCAATAAgaccacataaataaaaacattgttcactatttaaaatatttttaatatatttatcaatAAGCTGTCACCATGCAAATGAGCAGTGGTCATAGAGAATAAAGCTTTAGCATGACTGCAGTAGATGAACCAGGAAATATTCATAGATGGGTAAAAGGACATGTACGCATTGGGTGATGTCTCAGATGAGAGATCATTCAGAATAAAAGCTGTTGAAAATTTAGAACTTTCTAATGTCTTCATACCCCTGATTATATACCAGTAGAAAGATCACTACCTCTAATAGGCTTTATCTTCTAATTACTCTCCTTAAAGCCTCCTTCACATCCTTGTTCCTTAGGCTATAAATGAATGGGTTCATCATGGAAGTTATGACTGAGTAGAACACTGAGATCACCTTATCcccttcattcattttctttgaatttggCTGCATGTAAGTAAATATTGTTGACCCATAGAAGAAGATAACCACAATAAAATGGGAACCACAGGTAGAGAAGACCTTAAGCCTCCCTTCCCCTGACTGTATTTGAATCACAGTTGAGATAATATTCCTGTAGGAGAAAAGAATGAGAGAGGCAGGACCTAAGAGGATTATTACACCCATTGCAAAGAGAGCCATCTCCGCTTTGTAGGTGTCTTCCGAAGCCAGTTTCAAAAGAGCAGGAGGCTCACAAAAGTAATGATTAATTATATTTGGCCCCTGGTATGGGAGACATAAAGTGAAAGTGGTATCTACTAAAGACACAAACACTCCACTAACCCAAGACCCTATGACCAGCAAAACACAAACCCTGTGAGTCATGATGGCGGAGTAGTGCAGGGGCTTGCAGACTGCCACATAACGGTCATAGGACATCACCGCTAGAAGTGAACTTTCAGTGCACCCCATTACTAGAAAGAAAAACATCTGAGTTGAGCACCCAATAAATGAAATGGTCTTTCTTATAACCAGAAAATGGGATAGCATCTTAGGAACAATAGTTGTAGAGAAACAGAAATCAGCAAATGACCGATTTTTGAGGAAGAAGTACATTGGTGTATGAAGCCGAGTGTCAATGTGAACTAGGAGTATGATAAGTAGATTCCCAAACACAGTTAGCAGATAGATGATGAGAAATACCACAAACAGTAGGATCTGGGTCTGATGATCTGAAGAAAGGCCCAGCAAGATGAATTCAGTCAGGTAAGATTTGTTTTCTCTGCCCATAGATATTTATGTCTGTCTACAGATTTGAACCATCAAACATTGACTATGATGGGACATCCAATCCAGTAAGTGAGCCTCTCATTGGAAGAACACAtgtacttgattttttaaattcttgtaaACATGTAAGACACTGGATTTTCTGATTTCCCATCCTGATATTTCATCTGGAGCCCTTTGGTTGGTAGGTACAGTTACACCAGCATTATGCCTTCTTGGTGATCCTTGCTGGGAGAGTAAATAAATCATAACTGCTGTTTGACAATTGTGCAAATAATACTAGGAAATATCTTCTTGGAAAATTCATGTTATTCATCTGaggcaaagaaaaagaatgtattaTATGGATTTGAGATAATGAAAGGAATTGTCCCTCTAGTAGAAATCCCCAGTTATAGTTTACTTTCTAGTTTACTGATTACAGCACAGAACTTACATTTAATTTCATCACATAGCAGATTTAAATAATCAACTTTTACAATTTTTCCAGTGGATTTTTTATCATCTATACAAGCACATCTTCCCCCACTAAAAGGGAATTAATACACAGTTTCCATTGTGATATGATCCACAGTCGTTGTCCTTTCCTAAATTCTTTATTGGATCAGAGAAATAATCTTTGATTGTTATGGTGGTGCTCAAGGGTAAGGCAGGTAGGGTCCTCTGTAGTGGAGCTAAAACCATAAAGAGGGGACTAGCCATAGCAACACCACATATTGTGGGGACCTTCATGAAAAACACATGCAGCCACAACAACAGTCAGCATACTTGTCTTACAGTGTGTGACATCGTTCATGCTGAAGTTTCATTCAGAATGTCCAGTCAGCTGGTTGGGTGCATTGGTAGGAAATCAGGCACTGGACGGATGCTCTGAAGCCAGTCAGACTATTCAAAGTCTCTCTATTTTTCTGTATATGTGCAACAAAGAACATATGACAGGATCCAAGTTAATGGATAAGTGAATCATAGAAAGAATCAGAGAAGGTAGCAGATGACTGGGACTCAGAGGTATAGTGAGATCCCTGAGAAGGATTGAAATACTCGTCTTAGAACTACCCTTTAGGATAGAGATGATTGGAGCAGAAAGTCAGCCCTCTGAGCAGGACCATCTTAAGATAGAGGGTAGTCCAAGACTTCAAACATGTAAGATTTT is drawn from Urocitellus parryii isolate mUroPar1 chromosome 4, mUroPar1.hap1, whole genome shotgun sequence and contains these coding sequences:
- the LOC144254521 gene encoding olfactory receptor 2D3-like, which gives rise to MGRENKSYLTEFILLGLSSDHQTQILLFVVFLIIYLLTVFGNLLIILLVHIDTRLHTPMYFFLKNRSFADFCFSTTIVPKMLSHFLVIRKTISFIGCSTQMFFFLVMGCTESSLLAVMSYDRYVAVCKPLHYSAIMTHRVCVLLVIGSWVSGVFVSLVDTTFTLCLPYQGPNIINHYFCEPPALLKLASEDTYKAEMALFAMGVIILLGPASLILFSYRNIISTVIQIQSGEGRLKVFSTCGSHFIVVIFFYGSTIFTYMQPNSKKMNEGDKVISVFYSVITSMMNPFIYSLRNKDVKEALRRVIRR